The following are from one region of the Candidatus Kinetoplastibacterium crithidii genome:
- a CDS encoding glutamine--tRNA ligase/YqeY domain fusion protein gives MDPSKIKPTIQNFLCRIIDNDIKNHHLENRIWSGVPGDAIFQKLANKIDTAKIRTRFPPEPNGYLHIGHAKSICLNFGLAEQYNGACHLRFDDTNPTKEEQEYVDSIIDAVKWLGFSFIENNKTNLYFASDYFDYMYDFAQALIISGYAYVDEQNSEQIKNTRGSLTETGINSPWRNRPYKESLELFENMRNGKYQDGQLVLRAKIDMGSPNINMRDPVMYRIKHVFHHRTANKWCIYPMYNWAHPIEDALEGITHSICTLEFEDIRPLYDWFLNKLKDLGKIREPLPKQYEFAKLKLSHVITSKRKLLQLVKEGIVEGWDDPRMPTLLGLKRRGYTPRSIKLFCNRISISKSESIIDYALLEQSLRDDLDPIAPRAICIIDPIKLIITNYPEDIKENCYAPINPHDKDIGTRELIFEKEIWIERDDFQEIPYEGYYRLFPGNIVRLKYAYIIKCTGFLKNEKGEIIEVYAEYMHDTKSGSPGSNKIKVKNTITWLSTSQTQSIIVNLYDRLFFDPEPDSGNKDFLKLINKNSKKTTKALLEPNCFIKNDTNWQFERLGYFALDYKESKDNCYVLNRVVTLKDSWSI, from the coding sequence ATGGATCCATCTAAAATAAAACCAACTATTCAAAATTTTTTATGCAGAATTATAGATAATGATATAAAAAATCATCATCTAGAAAATAGAATATGGTCAGGAGTACCAGGAGATGCTATATTTCAAAAATTAGCAAACAAAATTGATACAGCAAAAATTAGGACTAGATTTCCACCGGAACCAAATGGCTACTTACATATTGGACATGCTAAAAGCATATGTTTGAACTTTGGGTTAGCTGAACAATATAATGGGGCATGTCACTTAAGATTTGATGATACAAACCCAACCAAAGAAGAACAAGAATATGTGGATTCTATTATTGATGCTGTAAAATGGCTTGGATTTAGCTTTATAGAAAATAATAAAACTAATCTATATTTTGCTAGTGATTATTTTGATTATATGTATGATTTTGCACAAGCACTAATTATATCTGGATACGCATATGTAGATGAACAAAATTCTGAGCAAATAAAAAACACAAGAGGTTCATTAACCGAAACTGGCATTAATTCACCATGGAGAAATAGACCTTACAAAGAATCTCTGGAATTATTTGAAAATATGCGAAATGGTAAATATCAAGATGGACAACTTGTGCTAAGAGCTAAAATAGACATGGGATCTCCAAATATAAATATGAGAGATCCTGTAATGTATAGAATTAAACATGTTTTTCATCATAGAACTGCTAACAAGTGGTGTATATATCCCATGTACAATTGGGCTCATCCCATAGAAGATGCATTAGAAGGAATTACTCATAGTATTTGTACATTAGAATTTGAGGATATAAGACCACTATATGATTGGTTCTTAAACAAGTTAAAAGATCTAGGAAAAATAAGAGAACCTTTACCAAAACAATACGAATTTGCAAAACTCAAACTCAGTCATGTTATTACTAGTAAAAGAAAACTCTTACAGCTGGTAAAAGAAGGGATTGTCGAAGGATGGGATGACCCTAGAATGCCAACCTTACTAGGCTTAAAACGTAGAGGATATACTCCTAGATCTATAAAGTTATTTTGCAATAGAATATCAATATCTAAATCAGAATCTATAATAGATTATGCCCTTCTAGAACAATCTTTAAGAGATGATCTTGATCCTATTGCACCCAGAGCAATATGTATTATTGATCCTATAAAATTAATAATCACTAACTATCCTGAGGACATTAAAGAAAATTGTTATGCCCCAATTAACCCACATGATAAAGATATTGGAACTCGTGAATTGATTTTTGAAAAAGAAATCTGGATTGAGCGAGATGATTTTCAAGAAATTCCTTATGAAGGATATTATCGTTTATTTCCAGGAAATATAGTAAGGTTAAAATATGCTTATATAATAAAGTGTACTGGATTCCTAAAAAATGAAAAAGGTGAAATTATCGAGGTATATGCAGAATATATGCACGATACAAAAAGCGGCTCTCCTGGATCAAATAAAATAAAGGTAAAAAATACCATAACATGGCTTTCTACTTCTCAAACACAATCTATTATTGTTAATTTATATGACAGATTGTTTTTCGACCCAGAACCAGATTCAGGTAATAAAGATTTCTTAAAACTTATAAATAAAAATTCGAAAAAAACTACTAAAGCTTTATTGGAACCAAATTGCTTTATTAAAAATGATACCAATTGGCAATTTGAAAGATTAGGTTATTTTGCTTTGGACTATAAAGAAAGCAAAGATAATTGTTATGTGCTCAACAGAGTTGTAACCTTAAAAGATTCTTGGTCAATTTAG
- the minC gene encoding septum site-determining protein MinC: protein MNKSLIEFKSASFNIYAPKIILHTANINDLRILITKHIYNSGNFFKNEYIVIDANQIDQIIDWDILIKIFKEHEINILGVIANNINIRNAIKAGLSPLDIINNKNIKIETNTTQLPTMLIDKPLRSGQKIYADKSDLIVIGMVSQGAEIIADGNIHVYGPLRGKAMAGAQGNKEARIFTTQLNAELLAISGVYQVIENNLKNTVMNKPAIVHLIAEKLTITSI from the coding sequence ATAAACAAATCCTTAATTGAATTTAAAAGTGCCAGTTTTAATATATATGCTCCGAAAATTATACTGCATACTGCTAATATAAACGACTTAAGAATTTTAATAACAAAACATATATATAATTCTGGAAATTTTTTTAAAAATGAATATATAGTTATAGATGCTAATCAGATAGACCAAATTATAGACTGGGACATACTGATTAAAATTTTTAAAGAACATGAGATCAATATATTAGGAGTAATAGCTAATAATATTAATATTAGGAATGCGATCAAAGCCGGCTTATCTCCGTTGGATATTATAAATAATAAGAATATTAAGATCGAAACAAATACTACACAATTACCAACTATGCTAATTGATAAACCGTTACGCTCTGGGCAAAAAATATATGCTGATAAATCTGATCTTATCGTCATTGGAATGGTTAGCCAGGGAGCTGAAATTATAGCAGATGGAAATATACATGTGTATGGTCCACTAAGAGGTAAAGCAATGGCTGGAGCACAAGGTAATAAAGAAGCTAGAATATTTACAACACAATTAAATGCAGAATTATTAGCTATATCAGGTGTTTATCAAGTTATAGAAAATAATTTAAAAAATACTGTTATGAATAAACCAGCTATAGTACATCTAATAGCTGAAAAACTAACAATAACTAGTATATAA
- the minD gene encoding septum site-determining protein MinD — MARVVVVTSGKGGVGKTTSSASFSAGLALRGYKTIVIDFDVGLRNLDLIMGCERRVVYDFINVVQGDANLKQALIKDKNTDNLFILPASQTRDKDALTQSGVEQVLEDLKKMGFEYIVCDSPAGIESGALMAAYFADDAIIVTNPEISSVRDSDRILGILSSKSKRAVEGLEPIKEFLLITRYNPKRVINGEMLSISDIEDILRINLAGVIPESESVLHASNQGLPAIHLKETPVSIAYNDLVSRYLGESIPMKFTEYEKPSFIKRLFGGR; from the coding sequence GTGGCGCGAGTTGTTGTAGTAACTTCTGGTAAAGGAGGCGTGGGTAAAACCACTAGCAGTGCTAGCTTTTCTGCTGGACTAGCTTTGCGCGGCTATAAAACTATCGTAATAGATTTTGATGTCGGATTACGTAATCTTGATCTTATTATGGGTTGTGAAAGAAGAGTAGTATATGATTTCATAAACGTAGTACAAGGAGATGCTAATCTCAAACAAGCTCTAATAAAAGATAAAAATACTGATAATCTGTTTATACTTCCTGCTTCGCAAACAAGAGATAAAGATGCATTGACACAATCTGGAGTAGAGCAAGTTTTAGAAGATTTAAAAAAAATGGGTTTTGAATACATAGTATGCGACTCTCCAGCTGGGATAGAGTCCGGTGCTTTAATGGCTGCCTATTTTGCAGATGATGCTATTATTGTAACAAATCCAGAAATCTCTTCTGTAAGAGACTCTGATAGAATTTTAGGGATACTATCTTCAAAATCAAAACGTGCTGTAGAAGGCTTAGAACCTATAAAAGAATTCTTATTGATAACTAGATATAACCCAAAAAGAGTTATTAATGGTGAAATGCTCTCAATTTCGGATATAGAAGACATTTTGCGCATTAACTTAGCTGGCGTTATACCTGAATCTGAATCAGTGCTACATGCTTCTAACCAAGGCCTGCCTGCTATTCATCTTAAGGAAACACCAGTATCAATAGCATATAATGATCTTGTTTCTCGTTATTTAGGTGAGTCCATTCCAATGAAATTTACAGAATATGAAAAACCTAGCTTTATCAAACGACTTTTTGGAGGTAGATAA
- the minE gene encoding cell division topological specificity factor MinE produces the protein MSFLSFLLGEKKKTASVAKERLQIILAHERSNKNSPDYLNKLQQELIAVLSKYVAINPDDIKVNIESQGSLDVLEVKIEMQQKT, from the coding sequence ATGTCATTTCTGTCGTTTTTATTAGGAGAAAAGAAAAAAACTGCCTCTGTTGCTAAGGAAAGATTACAAATCATTCTTGCGCACGAGCGCTCAAACAAAAACTCACCAGACTATCTAAATAAACTACAACAAGAACTTATAGCGGTTTTATCGAAGTATGTTGCAATAAATCCTGATGATATTAAAGTTAATATTGAAAGTCAAGGCTCTTTGGATGTACTTGAAGTAAAAATAGAGATGCAACAAAAAACATAA
- the ettA gene encoding energy-dependent translational throttle protein EttA, translated as MTKYVYTMNRVSKTVSSNKNILRDISLSFFPGAKIGVLGLNGSGKSTLLKIMAGLDNDIDGKATPMPGLKIGYLPQEPILDSNLSVREIIEEGLGNIYAAKKRLELVYAAYAEPDADFDKLSLEQAELESIITASASSGFDDLDLQIEIAAEALRIPSWDSRISDLSGGEKRRVALCRMLLSKPDMLLLDEPTNHLDAESVEWLEQFLHKFSGTVVAVTHDRYFLDNVAEWILELDRGYGIPWRGNYSSWLKQKETRLLSEESTESARQRTIKKELEWVSSNAKGRQSKSKARLKRFEEMSSYEYQKRNETQEIFIPVAERLGNDIIEFSNVSKSYGDRLLIDNLSFNVPQGAIVGIIGPNGAGKSTLFRIITGAEDINTGSVSIGKTVSISYVDQSRDDLLSDQTVFNYISEGADNITVGKFLMSTRAYLSRFNFKGSDQNKKIGLLSGGERGRLHLAKTLLNGSNVLLLDEPSNDLDVETLRALEDALIEFAGSILVISHDRWFLDRIATHIIAFEGNSKVVFFNGNYSEYETNKKILMKDNDLIPKRLKFKSLR; from the coding sequence ATGACTAAGTATGTATATACGATGAATCGAGTTAGTAAGACTGTTTCATCTAATAAAAATATTCTTCGTGATATTTCACTGTCATTTTTTCCTGGTGCAAAAATTGGTGTTCTTGGGTTAAATGGTTCTGGAAAATCAACATTGTTAAAAATCATGGCTGGTTTAGATAATGATATTGATGGGAAAGCTACACCTATGCCTGGTCTTAAGATAGGTTATCTTCCTCAAGAGCCAATACTTGATTCTAATTTATCAGTGAGAGAAATAATAGAAGAAGGACTAGGTAATATTTATGCTGCAAAGAAACGTTTAGAGCTAGTATATGCGGCTTATGCTGAACCTGATGCTGATTTTGATAAATTATCACTAGAGCAGGCTGAGTTAGAATCTATAATAACGGCCTCTGCATCTAGTGGTTTTGATGATTTAGATCTCCAAATTGAAATAGCTGCAGAGGCTTTACGTATACCATCTTGGGATTCTAGAATAAGCGATCTTTCGGGGGGAGAAAAAAGAAGAGTAGCTTTATGTAGAATGCTTTTATCTAAGCCAGATATGCTTTTACTAGATGAACCAACTAATCATTTAGATGCAGAAAGTGTAGAATGGCTGGAGCAATTCTTACATAAATTTAGTGGTACAGTCGTTGCTGTTACTCATGATAGATATTTTTTAGATAATGTTGCAGAGTGGATATTAGAGCTAGATAGGGGTTATGGCATACCATGGAGAGGAAACTATAGTTCTTGGTTAAAACAAAAAGAAACACGTTTATTGAGTGAAGAAAGCACAGAGTCTGCTAGACAACGAACGATCAAGAAAGAATTAGAGTGGGTCTCTAGTAATGCTAAAGGTAGGCAGTCTAAATCAAAAGCTCGCTTGAAGCGTTTTGAAGAGATGTCATCTTATGAATATCAAAAACGTAATGAAACACAAGAAATATTTATTCCTGTTGCTGAGAGATTAGGGAACGATATCATAGAATTTAGTAATGTAAGCAAGTCTTATGGTGATCGATTATTAATAGATAACTTGAGCTTTAATGTTCCTCAGGGTGCTATTGTTGGTATAATTGGCCCTAATGGAGCAGGTAAATCTACTTTATTTAGGATTATCACAGGAGCAGAGGATATTAATACAGGCTCTGTTTCTATAGGGAAAACGGTTAGTATATCCTATGTTGATCAATCAAGGGATGATTTATTATCTGATCAAACTGTTTTTAATTATATATCTGAAGGTGCAGATAATATTACTGTTGGTAAATTTTTAATGTCTACACGCGCCTATTTAAGTAGGTTTAATTTTAAAGGTAGTGACCAAAATAAAAAAATAGGTTTATTATCTGGAGGTGAAAGAGGGCGGCTTCATTTAGCTAAAACCCTATTAAATGGTTCAAACGTTTTGTTGTTAGATGAACCATCAAATGATTTAGATGTAGAGACATTGAGAGCATTAGAAGATGCTTTGATAGAGTTTGCCGGTTCAATTCTAGTTATCAGTCATGACCGATGGTTTTTAGATCGAATAGCTACTCACATAATAGCATTTGAAGGTAATTCAAAAGTAGTTTTCTTTAATGGCAATTATAGTGAATATGAAACTAACAAAAAAATATTAATGAAAGATAATGATTTAATTCCCAAAAGACTAAAATTTAAATCATTAAGGTAG
- the uvrA gene encoding excinuclease ABC subunit UvrA, with amino-acid sequence MSGKIKISGALQNNLKNINLEIDTNEFVVITGVSGSGKSSLAIDTLFSEGQNRYLETFSTYARQILNSANKPKADKIEGILPAILINQKNTIKHSHSTVGTITEICDYLKLFFANNSKLFCKECNTLIQKNNPESIFQNVLYKTKEIDKPKLIISFDFLTSEEIKDDILKFLASKGYLNVHQDNVIKQENGITYIVLNVIQDRLILTHQNKTRFLESVNTALSMGKNMVTIQLLDKDKITNTWKYSGSLYCTNCNITYSDITSDHFSFSSPLGACVECNGFGNKIVIDIDKVIPDSSISLLDGAIKPWRTDTFKSCQMDLERYAAKYSIPLSKPWKSLKENEKNWVINGEASWENNDYSWKNVWYGIKNFFEYLESKSYKMHIRILLSKYRKHIICPKCNGNRLKKDSLLWYICSKIEYKNNEITEKQEYKKEFNISDILNLPLEQTLSLLKKFSKNQDLNEKSTIREIIKRIQTLNNIGVGYLNLNRQSKTLSGGELQRINLTTALGSSLINTLFIIDEPTNGLHYCDVHKIIRELKQLRNIGNCVIVIEHNKDAILSADRLIEMGPGSGINGGKIIFDDHPSKIIKSNTITGKYIQEKNHHYKSNFQQTNQINIIGANANNLKNINLKIPLNNFICITGISGSGKSSLVKEIIYNSIYDFKETGTIKTKTVKNITGIENITEIYLIDSSPLIKSSRSTPVSYLGIFEIIRDIFAKADISIERNYKSNVFSMNSGLGRCPECEGKGLKKIEMQFISDIYIECEECEGKRFRPEILEVKIYRNNQKYSIDQVLNMTIQEAIIIFDNDNLLTDSLSCMVSLGLNHITLGQTISIMSNGEIRRLKLAKYLAKFRSGNANQNSLLLLDEPTAGLHINEIDLLITALKDVVKSGNTVIAVEHNLQLIRSSDWICDLGPGAGENGGKIVAIGTPEDIKKNDISFTGKALIEQDILSNNTILQKQYFHRNKIKRIRKDNNIKIFNAYENNLKNINLELPLGKFIAITGVSGSGKSTIAFDILFNEGQRRYLMTMNAYARSIIHTAQKPHVDKILNLPPTAAISQRLNSTSHKSTVGTISEINNFLRLLFSKLGQQHCYKCGLKITTFTIEQIISRIKNIFYNRTIIISSPIKTSNKTLIRNLAKKLNLSIDINKTKENTIIYLPIEEIKISKKNEILLNNIIKNALKYSDGFVQISEKIESESLKLENKAIIYSTKQTCLHCEIDYPKIDSQLFSYNNKKGWCYSCQGTGILIKNQSLQKTNDLKQNNNDLKCKVCDGKRLNNISLSVLWKNLNINDFTSMSIDDLKNFFNKNCAEITENKIANEIIKEIIKRLDFMDNLGIGYLSLNRSEPTLSGGELQRVHLSSQLGSESQGICYILDEPTIGLHARDNKSLIKSLANLTNNGNTVIVVEHDPEVIKSASYLIEVGPGAGVRGGKIINQGPMDTILKNNQSYFTKHNITLNNINELNSNKKISSKNNLEIKNVSQNNLKNINVKFPLGFLNVVTGVSGSGKSTLIQKVLFNNIKSKLDDKSYIWEHCTNIKNFENINKILSVDQTPIGKNSRSCPATFIGFWDEIRKIFANSNESKIRGWSASRFSFNSKEGRCEECKGTGIKTIEMNFMTNSKSQCNLCKGSRFNSETKTIEFSGFNIGEILSMDVDQALKTFTNFPRISHPLKLMQEIGLGYLPIGQSSSDLSGGEAQRIKIVTELSKIKDSTHTHNTIYVLDEPTIGLSSYDIKKLVLVLRKLTELNNTVVVIEHNLDFIIQSDWIVDIGPEGGKNGGQLLFQGTINNLLKENVNSYTKEAIIEYMKQSF; translated from the coding sequence ATGAGTGGAAAAATCAAAATATCAGGAGCATTACAAAACAATCTAAAAAATATCAATTTAGAAATTGATACAAATGAATTTGTAGTTATTACTGGGGTATCTGGTTCTGGCAAAAGTTCACTAGCTATAGACACTTTGTTTTCTGAAGGCCAAAATAGATACCTAGAAACATTCTCAACATATGCAAGACAAATTTTAAATTCTGCAAATAAGCCAAAGGCAGATAAGATAGAAGGCATACTACCTGCTATTCTTATTAATCAAAAAAATACCATAAAACATTCCCATAGCACAGTTGGGACTATTACTGAAATATGTGACTACTTAAAACTATTCTTTGCAAATAACTCTAAGTTATTTTGCAAAGAATGCAATACTTTAATACAAAAGAATAATCCTGAATCTATATTTCAAAATGTTTTATATAAAACAAAAGAGATAGACAAACCAAAATTAATTATATCTTTTGACTTTTTAACTTCTGAAGAAATAAAAGATGATATATTAAAATTCTTAGCCAGCAAAGGATACTTAAATGTACATCAAGATAACGTTATTAAGCAAGAAAATGGCATAACTTACATTGTTTTAAATGTTATACAAGACAGATTGATTCTAACTCATCAAAATAAAACCAGATTCCTAGAATCCGTAAATACTGCCCTATCAATGGGTAAAAATATGGTTACAATCCAATTGTTGGATAAAGATAAAATTACTAATACATGGAAATATAGTGGTTCTCTATACTGCACGAATTGCAATATAACATACAGCGATATTACATCTGATCATTTTTCATTTTCATCTCCATTAGGAGCTTGTGTTGAGTGTAATGGTTTTGGCAATAAAATAGTTATAGATATAGATAAAGTGATCCCAGACAGCTCTATTTCTTTATTAGATGGTGCAATAAAACCATGGAGAACAGATACTTTTAAAAGTTGTCAAATGGATTTAGAAAGATATGCTGCAAAATACTCAATACCACTATCAAAACCATGGAAAAGCCTAAAAGAAAATGAAAAAAACTGGGTTATTAATGGAGAGGCTTCTTGGGAAAACAATGATTATTCTTGGAAAAATGTATGGTATGGGATAAAAAATTTTTTTGAATATCTAGAATCAAAATCATACAAAATGCATATTAGGATATTACTATCAAAGTACAGAAAACATATTATATGCCCAAAATGCAATGGAAATAGATTAAAAAAAGACTCTTTACTATGGTATATATGCTCAAAAATAGAATATAAAAATAATGAAATAACTGAGAAGCAAGAATATAAAAAAGAATTTAATATCAGCGATATACTAAATTTGCCATTAGAACAAACTCTCTCACTACTTAAAAAGTTTTCTAAAAATCAAGATCTTAATGAAAAATCGACAATACGAGAGATTATAAAAAGAATACAAACACTAAATAATATTGGAGTTGGATATTTAAATCTAAATAGGCAAAGCAAAACACTCTCTGGTGGAGAATTACAAAGAATTAATTTAACTACAGCACTTGGCTCCTCGTTAATAAATACTCTTTTTATAATAGATGAACCAACCAATGGTCTTCATTATTGTGATGTCCATAAAATTATTAGAGAACTAAAACAATTACGTAATATTGGTAATTGTGTAATTGTAATAGAACATAATAAAGATGCAATATTATCAGCAGATAGACTTATAGAAATGGGTCCAGGATCAGGAATAAATGGAGGAAAAATTATCTTTGATGATCATCCATCAAAGATAATAAAATCAAACACCATAACTGGCAAATATATACAAGAAAAAAATCATCATTATAAATCAAATTTTCAACAAACTAATCAAATAAATATTATAGGAGCGAATGCTAATAACCTAAAAAATATTAATTTAAAAATACCATTAAATAATTTTATATGTATTACTGGTATCTCAGGATCAGGAAAAAGTTCCCTTGTTAAAGAAATTATCTATAACTCTATATATGACTTTAAAGAAACAGGCACTATAAAAACAAAAACAGTAAAAAATATAACTGGAATAGAAAATATAACAGAAATATATCTTATAGATAGCAGTCCACTCATAAAAAGCTCGAGATCTACACCAGTTAGTTATCTTGGAATATTTGAAATAATTAGAGATATTTTTGCAAAAGCAGATATATCTATAGAAAGAAATTATAAATCTAATGTATTCAGTATGAATAGTGGTTTAGGTCGGTGTCCTGAATGTGAGGGTAAAGGATTAAAGAAAATTGAGATGCAGTTTATATCTGATATATACATAGAATGTGAAGAATGTGAAGGAAAACGTTTCCGCCCAGAAATATTGGAAGTTAAAATTTATAGGAACAATCAAAAATATTCTATAGACCAAGTATTAAATATGACTATACAAGAAGCAATAATTATATTTGATAATGATAATCTGCTCACAGACTCTCTTTCTTGTATGGTATCGTTAGGTTTAAATCATATAACTCTAGGTCAAACTATATCTATAATGTCTAATGGAGAAATTAGAAGATTAAAACTTGCAAAATACTTAGCAAAATTTAGATCAGGAAATGCAAATCAAAATTCTCTATTATTATTAGATGAACCTACTGCAGGCCTACATATTAACGAGATTGATTTGCTCATAACAGCCTTAAAAGACGTGGTAAAATCAGGAAATACAGTAATAGCAGTAGAGCATAATTTGCAATTAATTAGATCTTCTGATTGGATATGTGATTTGGGACCAGGCGCTGGAGAAAATGGAGGGAAGATAGTAGCAATAGGTACTCCAGAAGATATTAAAAAGAACGATATTTCGTTTACTGGCAAAGCATTAATAGAACAAGACATATTATCAAATAATACAATTTTGCAAAAACAATATTTCCATAGAAACAAAATAAAAAGAATAAGGAAAGATAATAATATTAAAATATTTAATGCATATGAAAATAATCTCAAAAATATTAATTTAGAGTTACCTTTAGGAAAATTTATCGCTATTACTGGTGTATCTGGATCAGGAAAATCAACTATAGCATTTGATATATTATTTAATGAAGGCCAACGAAGATATCTAATGACTATGAATGCTTATGCTCGTTCAATCATACATACAGCACAAAAGCCACATGTTGATAAAATCCTCAACCTACCACCAACTGCTGCTATATCTCAAAGATTAAATAGTACAAGTCATAAATCAACTGTTGGGACTATATCAGAAATAAATAATTTTCTAAGATTGCTATTTTCTAAATTGGGACAACAACACTGTTATAAATGTGGTTTAAAAATAACCACATTCACTATAGAACAAATTATTTCTCGCATAAAAAATATTTTTTATAATAGAACTATCATTATTTCAAGCCCTATAAAAACTAGCAATAAAACCTTGATAAGAAATCTTGCTAAAAAATTAAACCTATCTATAGATATAAATAAAACAAAAGAAAATACAATTATATATTTGCCAATAGAAGAAATCAAAATTAGTAAAAAAAATGAAATACTATTAAATAATATAATAAAAAATGCCTTAAAATATAGTGATGGATTCGTTCAAATAAGTGAGAAAATAGAATCTGAATCTCTTAAGCTAGAAAATAAAGCAATTATTTATTCAACAAAGCAAACATGTTTACATTGCGAAATTGATTATCCAAAAATAGATTCCCAATTATTCTCATATAATAATAAAAAAGGATGGTGTTATAGCTGCCAAGGCACAGGCATACTAATAAAAAATCAATCATTACAAAAAACAAATGATCTAAAACAAAACAACAATGATTTAAAATGCAAGGTATGTGATGGGAAAAGACTGAATAACATATCTCTATCTGTATTATGGAAAAACCTTAATATTAATGATTTCACTTCAATGTCTATAGATGATTTAAAAAATTTTTTTAATAAAAATTGTGCTGAAATCACAGAAAATAAAATAGCTAATGAAATTATAAAAGAAATTATAAAACGTTTAGATTTTATGGATAACCTAGGAATAGGCTATCTTTCTCTAAATAGATCTGAACCAACCCTATCAGGCGGAGAATTACAGAGAGTACATTTATCATCACAATTAGGATCAGAATCCCAAGGAATATGTTATATATTAGATGAGCCAACCATAGGATTGCATGCACGTGATAATAAATCATTAATCAAATCGCTTGCAAATCTTACAAATAATGGAAATACAGTTATAGTAGTAGAACATGATCCAGAAGTCATTAAAAGTGCTTCTTACCTTATAGAGGTAGGACCAGGTGCTGGGGTTAGAGGTGGTAAAATTATCAACCAAGGACCAATGGATACAATTTTAAAAAACAATCAATCTTATTTTACAAAACACAACATTACACTTAATAATATTAATGAACTGAATTCCAACAAAAAAATTTCTTCTAAAAATAATTTAGAAATTAAAAATGTATCACAAAACAACTTAAAAAATATAAATGTAAAATTTCCTCTAGGTTTTTTAAATGTGGTCACAGGAGTATCTGGATCAGGAAAATCAACTCTAATACAAAAGGTTCTGTTTAATAATATTAAATCTAAACTCGATGATAAATCATATATCTGGGAACACTGCACAAACATTAAGAATTTCGAAAACATAAATAAAATACTATCTGTAGACCAAACACCGATAGGAAAAAATTCTCGTTCTTGCCCTGCAACTTTTATAGGTTTTTGGGATGAAATTCGTAAAATTTTTGCTAATTCTAACGAATCAAAAATTAGAGGATGGTCAGCATCAAGATTCTCCTTTAATTCTAAAGAAGGTAGATGTGAAGAATGCAAAGGTACAGGCATAAAAACTATTGAAATGAACTTCATGACTAATTCTAAGAGTCAATGTAATTTATGCAAGGGCAGTCGATTCAATAGCGAAACAAAAACTATCGAATTCTCAGGATTTAATATTGGTGAAATTTTATCTATGGATGTTGATCAAGCTTTAAAAACCTTTACAAATTTTCCCAGAATTAGTCATCCCCTGAAACTAATGCAAGAAATTGGCCTAGGCTATCTACCTATTGGACAATCATCTTCAGATTTATCAGGAGGAGAAGCCCAAAGAATAAAAATAGTAACTGAATTGTCAAAAATAAAAGACTCTACACACACACACAACACTATATATGTATTAGATGAACCAACTATAGGATTATCATCTTATGATATAAAAAAATTGGTCTTAGTATTGCGTAAATTAACAGAATTAAATAATACTGTTGTCGTTATAGAACACAACTTAGATTTTATTATTCAATCTGATTGGATAGTAGATATAGGACCTGAAGGAGGAAAAAACGGAGGACAATTATTATTTCAAGGAACGATTAATAATTTATTAAAAGAAAATGTAAATTCCTATACAAAAGAAGCAATCATAGAATATATGAAACAATCTTTTTAA